The following coding sequences are from one Eucalyptus grandis isolate ANBG69807.140 chromosome 11, ASM1654582v1, whole genome shotgun sequence window:
- the LOC120290004 gene encoding protein ACCELERATED CELL DEATH 6-like produces the protein MARGHTIRNELAFVVLACSDIWKYSVPGRDTLILRPEARDQKLVSRETKPNRDANRDFIKSRMVVAMLVVTVTFTAGFAVPGGFNGSDMASKGDWGMATMLDKRMFQAFVICNTIAMFCSMIAVVNLILVRPDDAGALKSAFANSIVPLIIALPTMSVAFLTGVTLTISKLPWLANTIFYLGLVFLLIISVASLLEFPPLLAMSGLCCRRLVFRIILIYISLWGVETFVF, from the exons ATGGCAAGGGGGCATACAATTCGGAAT GAATTGGCATTCGTGGTGTTGGCTTGCTCGGACATTTGGAAATATTCAGTTCCTGGCAGAGACACACTCATACTTCGGCCGGAAGCTCGAGATCAAAAGCTTGTCTCGCGCGAAACGAAGCCAAACAGGGATGCCAACAGGGATTTTATCAAATCCCGTATGGTGGTGGCAATGCTTGTGGTCACTGTGACTTTTACAGCTGGTTTCGCAGTTCCTGGAGGATTTAACGGCTCGGACATGGCCTCCAAAGGTGACTGGGGCATGGCTACGATGCTGGACAAGAGAATGTTCCAGGCTTTCGTGATTTGCAACACCATCGCGATGTTCTGCTCAATGATCGCCGTTGTCAACCTCATCTTGGTGCGGCCAGATGACGCCGGAGCTCTGAAATCTGCATTCGCGAACTCAATAGTGCCACTAATAATTGCACTCCCGACAATGTCGGTTGCTTTCTTAACTGGTGTCACCTTGACCATTAGCAAACTCCCTTGGCTTGCCAACaccatattttatttgggacttgTTTTCCTCCTCATTATCTCAGTTGCTTCATTGTTAGAGTTCCCTCCCTTACTTGCAATGAGCGGCCTTTGTTGCCGTCGTCTGGTGTTTAGGATTATTCTCATTTACATTTCTTTGTGGGGAGTTGAGACGTTCGTTTTTTAA
- the LOC104427135 gene encoding protein ACCELERATED CELL DEATH 6, whose translation MLIRWISNRPVENKNQILRMTDKVGNNALHMAVRRRLVNVVRLLLNEDMELVYQKNADEKSPLYLALESERPEIYEVFCSLPLEPSRIQGLPPIHGAIIHNHYDIATQILDKDVKLFAMTDFRGRNVFHLAAYMNRPQVFELFIAKTEYLGRQWDMNGKEPIHIASKMGYVDIIKKLSKITRWRSKQGQTILHIAAKYGRTSLVRYLLRHPELVGPINERDDDGNTAVQIAAIDDDGNTALHMAAMHSQPATLIPLILDERIKPFLLNHQAATALDIALDLVKREYTLRKQLAVMVLASKCGKSAAGNEVFPMIDSDKKKPNTDDVKNLIGNRSVVATLVGTVTFAAGFAVPGGFNSTDTASKDDRGMATMLDKRMFQAFTICNTIAMFCSMIAVVTLLWAQQSDIHTAIVAYRHSMLPLKIALPAMSAAFLTGITLTVGKLPWLANTIFYFGLVCLLIISVAKLLEDPPLICSRRRPISIMVSWLVRAYIYLWEVETDVLGDPEEDRMVFWTSARGLPDDDSK comes from the exons ATGTTGATTCGCTGGATAAGTAACCGCCCGGTCGAGAACAAGAACCAGATCCTGAGGATGACGGACAAAGTAGGAAACAATGCTTTGCACATGGCAGTGCGTCGCCGTTTGGTCAACGTGGTGCGCCTTCTGTTGAATGAAGATATGGAGCTCGTATACCAGAAGAACGCAGATGAGAAATCTCCCCTGTACTTGGCCCTCGAATCCGAAAGACCCGAGATATATGAGGTTTTCTGTTCGCTTCCGCTTGAACCGTCGAGGATACAAGGCTTGCCACCCATTCATGGTGCCATTATACATAACCACTATG ATATCGCCACCCAGATACTCGACAAAGACGTGAAGCTCTTTGCAATGACCGACTTCAGAGGCAGAAATGTATTCCATTTAGCAGCTTACATGAATCGGCCTCAAGTATTCGAACTATTTATAGCAAAAACTGAATATTTGGGCAGACAATGGGATATGAATGGAAAGGAACCCATTCATATTGCAAGCAAGATGGGTTATGTTGATATAATCAAGAAGTTATCTAAGATAACAAGGTGGAGGAGCAAGCAAGGACAAACTATTCTTCATATTGCAGCAAAATACGGGAGAACTTCATTAGTGAGGTATTTGCTCAGACATCCAGAACTCGTGGGTCCGATAAATGAAAGAGATGATGATGGAAATACAGCTGTGCAAATCGCCGCGATAGATGATGATGGAAATACAGCTTTGCACATGGCCGCGATGCATTCACAACCCGCTACTTTGATTCCTCTCATACTGGATGAAAGAATTAAGCCCTTCCTTCTCAACCACCAAGCCGCAACTGCTCTTGACATTGCCTTAGATCTCGTCAAAAGGGAGTATACATTACGGAAG CAATTGGCGGTCATGGTATTGGCATCCAAATGTGGGAAAAGTGCAGCTGGAAATGAAGTGTTTCCAATGATTGACTCGGACAAAAAGAAGCCAAACACGGACGACGTGAAGAATCTGATCGGCAATCGCTCGGTGGTAGCAACGCTTGTGGGCACCGTGACTTTCGCAGCTGGTTTTGCAGTTCCTGGAGGATTTAACAGCACCGACACAGCCTCCAAAGATGACCGCGGCATGGCTACGATGCTGGACAAGAGAATGTTCCAGGCCTTCACCATTTGCAACACCATCGCCATGTTCTGCTCGATGATCGCGGTCGTCACCCTCCTCTGGGCGCAGCAAAGCGACATCCACACTGCAATAGTTgcataccgacactcaatgCTGCCGCTAAAAATAGCACTCCCTGCGATGTCCGCCGCTTTCTTAACTGGTATCACCTTGACTGTTGGCAAACTCCCTTGGCTTGCTAACACCATATTTTATTTTGGACTCGTTTGCCTCCTCATCATCTCAGTTGCTAAATTGTTAGAGGACCCTCCCTTGATTTGTAGCCGCCGTCGCCCTATTAGCATTATGGTATCCTGGCTTGTTCGCGCTTATATTTATTTGTGGGAAGTTGAGACGGACGTTTTGGGTGACCCGGAAGAGGACAGAATGGTGTTTTGGACCTCCGCTAGGGGACTTCCGGATGATGATAGTAAATAG